The nucleotide sequence GGTACTCGGCCGGTACTTCGACTCGGCCCACTCGGCGGGGGGCTTGATGCGGCGAACGACCGCTCCGCGCGCCAGCAGAGAAGCGAGCAGCCCGGGCTGCAGTGGACCGCCGCCGAGAATGAGCGCGGGCTTGTCGTGCCGGGCACGGTCCGGCGGCTGGTGCGGCCCGTCCTCGGCGATGTCCTCGCCGTCGAACTCGGGGTCTACCTCCGCGTCGAGACTCGTCTCCTCGGCGACGACGTGGACGACGACGCTGCTGGCCCGGCCGTCCTCGGCCGAGGCGGGGCAGTCCGGCCGACCGCACTGGCAGGCCAGGTGGTCCCCGCCCGCCGCGAGTGCACCGAGGGCGTCGGCGCTGCGCTGCGCCACGGTGCGCGGGTCGTCGTCGCAGACCCCGCGGGCCAGCGCTGCCACCCGTTGCCGCACCAACGCGGCGTCGACGTTCAGCAGCCGACCCCACACGGGCGTAGTGCCCGCGTCGTCCGCCTCGCCGACGACGAAGTCACGGCTCTGCGTGCTGAGCTTGGTGCGTCGCAGCGCACCCGGGTCGATCGCATCGACCCATAGATCCACGGCCTTCGACAGCTTGTTCTCCGACAGCGGGCCCCAGCTGACGATGCGGTCGGCGATCTCGCGGTCGAGCTGGGCGAGCGGCTCCGGCTCGACCACCAGGCGGGTGCGGGAGGCGACCAGCCGCATCTGCCGGCCGGTGATCTCACCCGACAGGAAGAGCATGGCGACCCGGGGCAGCCGGTCGCGCATGGTCACCGCGAGGTCCATCTCGCTCGACGCGCGTCCGTGGCCCATGTTGAGCGCGGCCGCCACCTCGGCCGCTGCGGAGTCCCAGTCGTCGCACGCCCAACGCTCGTGCTCGCGGGTGTCGCGCCGACGGTGCAGCTCGGCGATGGCCGCGTACTTGCGCGCGTCGGCGGCGGCGCTGGCCGTCGCCCACCGCGACAGGGCGTCGATGAGCGCCGCGTCGTCGAGGTCGCGCATGGCGGCCGGACTGGGCAAATCATCGAACACATGTTCGATTATAACGGCGTACTCCGACACACCGCGGCGCCAGTTCCGACCATGATCGACCCAGCCCTTGAGTGCTAGCACTCGCGTGTATAGAGTGCTAGGCGGCAGGCGGTCAGCCCCTGCGCCGGCACCCGCGACGACGGCGCAACGGACTCGGGCGCATGCCGAGCACCTGGTAACTGACAGGGTCCGGGGTGTCCGGATCCACACCCGAACTAAGTGGAGGGCTCCATCGTGGCGAGCGTGAACATCAAGCCACTCGAGGACAAGATCCTCGTTCAGGCCAACGAGGCCGAGACCACGACCGCGTCCGGTCTGGTCATCCCCGACACGGCCAAGGAGAAGCCGCAGGAAGGCACCGTCGTCGCCGTCGGCCCGGGCCGCTGGGACGAGGATGGCGAGAAGCGCATCCCGCTGGACGTCGCCGAGGGCGACACCGTGATCTACAGCAAGTACGGCGGCACCGAGATCAAGTACGGCGGCGAGGAGTACCTGATCCTCTCGGCGCGTGACGTGCTGGCAGTCGTCAACAAGTAGCAATCGTGTTCCGCCCCGGAGATCCCCGTTGCGACGGGTGATGTCCGGGGCGGCATGCGTTCCACCCCCTGCGTAGGAAGACAACATGAGCAAGCAGATTGAGTTCAACGAGACTGCGCGCCGGGCGATGGAGGCGGGCGTCGACAAGCTCGCCGACGCGGTACGCGTGACGCTCGGCCCGCGTGGCCGCAACGTCGTGCTGGCCAAGGCGTGGGGCGGTCCGACCGTCACCAACGACGGCGTCACCATCGCCCGCGAGATCGACCTCGAGGACCCGTTCGAGAACCTCGGCGCCCAGCTGGTCAAGTCGGTCGCCACCAAGACCAACGACGTCGCCGGCGACGGCACCACCACCGCCACGGTCCTCGCCCAGGCCATCGTCCGGGCCGGGCTGCGCAACGTCGCCGCCGGGGCCAACCCGATCGCGGTCGGCGCAGGCATCTCGAAGGCGGCCGACGCCGTGTCCGAGGCGCTGCTCGCCGCGGCCACCCCGGTCAGCGACAAGACCGCCATCGCGCAGGTCGCCACCGTCAGCTCGCGCGACGAGCACATCGGCGAGCTGGTCGGCGAAGCCATGACCAAGGTCGGCACCGACGGCGTCGTCACCGTCGAGGAGTCCTCGACGCTGAACACCGAGCTGGAGATCACCGAGGGCGTCGGGTTCGACAAGGGCTTCCTGTCGGCCTACTTCGTCACCGACTTCGACTCGCAGGAAGCCGTCCTCGAGGACGCGCTGGTGCTGCTACACCGCGAGAAGATCAGCTCCCTGCCCGACCTGCTGCCGCTGCTGGAGAAGGTCGCCGAAGCCGGCAAGCCGCTGCTGATCGTCGCCGAGGACGTCGAGGGCGAGGCGCTGTCCACCCTCGTGGTCAACGCGATTCGCAAGACGCTGAAGGCCGTTGCCGTCAAGGCGCCGTTCTTCGGTGACCGCCGCAAGGCGTTCCTCGACGACCTCGCCGTCGTGACCGGCGGGCAGGTGGTCAACCCCGACGTCGGCCTGCTGCTGCGCGAGGCCGGCCTCGACGTGCTGGGCACCGCCCGCCGCGTCGTGGTCGACAAGGACAGCACCGTGATCGTCGACGGCGGTGGCACGCAGGACGCCATCGACGCGCGCAAGGCGCAGCTGCGCTCCGAGATCGAGGCGAGCGATTCCGACTGGGACCGCGAGAAGCTCGAGGAGCGGCTGGCGAAGCTCGCCGGCGGCGTTGCGGTGATCAAGGTCGGCGCGGCCACCGAGACCGACCTGAAGAAGCGCAAGGAAGCCGTCGAGGACGCGGTCGCCGCGGCCAAGGCGGCCGTCGAGGAGGGCATCGTCACCGGCGGTGGCGCAGCCCTCGTCCAGGCCCGTGCAGCGCTGTCGGACCTGCGGTCGTCGCTCAAGGGCGACGAGGCGCTCGGCGTCGACGTCTTCGCCACCGCACTCTCGGCGCCGCTGTACTGGATCGCCACCAACGCCGGCCTCGACGGCTCCGTCGTGGTCAACAAGGTGTCCGAACTGCCTGCGGGACAGGGCTTCAACGCTGCGACGCTGGAGTACGGCGACCTCGTCGGCGACGGCGTCGTCGACCCGGTGAAGGTCACCCGCTCGGCGGTGCTCAACG is from Mycolicibacterium grossiae and encodes:
- a CDS encoding HNH endonuclease signature motif containing protein, producing the protein MFDDLPSPAAMRDLDDAALIDALSRWATASAAADARKYAAIAELHRRRDTREHERWACDDWDSAAAEVAAALNMGHGRASSEMDLAVTMRDRLPRVAMLFLSGEITGRQMRLVASRTRLVVEPEPLAQLDREIADRIVSWGPLSENKLSKAVDLWVDAIDPGALRRTKLSTQSRDFVVGEADDAGTTPVWGRLLNVDAALVRQRVAALARGVCDDDPRTVAQRSADALGALAAGGDHLACQCGRPDCPASAEDGRASSVVVHVVAEETSLDAEVDPEFDGEDIAEDGPHQPPDRARHDKPALILGGGPLQPGLLASLLARGAVVRRIKPPAEWAESKYRPSTALDEFVRVRDMTCRAPGCNRPAVRGDVDHTVAYPGGATHAGNLKCYCRLHHLLKTFWNGWSDSQDADGTVLVTTPTGHRYRTRPDSALYFPGWNVVTPAPPGTAAPPGPNRDVMMPTRKRTRTQSRADRIRAERALNDAHVAERNKPPPF
- the groES gene encoding co-chaperone GroES, whose amino-acid sequence is MASVNIKPLEDKILVQANEAETTTASGLVIPDTAKEKPQEGTVVAVGPGRWDEDGEKRIPLDVAEGDTVIYSKYGGTEIKYGGEEYLILSARDVLAVVNK
- the groL gene encoding chaperonin GroEL (60 kDa chaperone family; promotes refolding of misfolded polypeptides especially under stressful conditions; forms two stacked rings of heptamers to form a barrel-shaped 14mer; ends can be capped by GroES; misfolded proteins enter the barrel where they are refolded when GroES binds); this translates as MSKQIEFNETARRAMEAGVDKLADAVRVTLGPRGRNVVLAKAWGGPTVTNDGVTIAREIDLEDPFENLGAQLVKSVATKTNDVAGDGTTTATVLAQAIVRAGLRNVAAGANPIAVGAGISKAADAVSEALLAAATPVSDKTAIAQVATVSSRDEHIGELVGEAMTKVGTDGVVTVEESSTLNTELEITEGVGFDKGFLSAYFVTDFDSQEAVLEDALVLLHREKISSLPDLLPLLEKVAEAGKPLLIVAEDVEGEALSTLVVNAIRKTLKAVAVKAPFFGDRRKAFLDDLAVVTGGQVVNPDVGLLLREAGLDVLGTARRVVVDKDSTVIVDGGGTQDAIDARKAQLRSEIEASDSDWDREKLEERLAKLAGGVAVIKVGAATETDLKKRKEAVEDAVAAAKAAVEEGIVTGGGAALVQARAALSDLRSSLKGDEALGVDVFATALSAPLYWIATNAGLDGSVVVNKVSELPAGQGFNAATLEYGDLVGDGVVDPVKVTRSAVLNAASVGRMVLTTETAVVDKPEEPADDGHGHGHHGHAH